A single Hippocampus zosterae strain Florida chromosome 1, ASM2543408v3, whole genome shotgun sequence DNA region contains:
- the asb12b gene encoding ankyrin repeat and SOCS box protein 12b, which produces MAVGQAVDMSLMDISKIFSLLQPKEDNEGNELSQALINAVSSDNVIVLSKLLSHESYRRSINIRSGWGVPVTPLRTAATLGHLRCLELLLEHGAEVDSLDVKAQTPLFTAVSGKHLNCVVALLKAGADPNGSQHNNCSPVLTAAREGDADILQELLRFGAEVDVRPKVPEWASNATACRGPLYISAVYGHLDCFKLLLLHGTNPNYNCTDEKMLARIKQPKTVLDVCLHYGCGVEYIQLLIDFGADVYLPIVITDKTTKQNEALALLLKERVCPKPLMSQTRLAIRRSLPFANKEPAIDSLEIPLILRNYLKHNTSELTGCSS; this is translated from the exons ATGGCTGTGGGTCAAGCTGTCGACATGAGTTTGATGGACATCTCCAAGATCTTCTCATTGCTGCAGCCCAAGGAAGACAATGAAGGCAACGAGCTGAGCCAAGCCTTGATCAATGCCGTGAGCAGTGACAATGTCATTGTTCTGTCGAAACTTCTTTCTCATGAGAGTTACAGGAGGTCTATTAACATTCGAAGCGGGTGGGGGGTCCCCGTCACCCCCTTGCGGACTGCTGCTACTCTGGGACACCTGAGGTGCCTGGAGCTCCTACTTGAGCATGGAGCAGAG GTAGACAGCCTGGACGTGAAGGCCCAGACGCCGTTGTTCACAGCTGTGAGTGGCAAGCATCTGAACTGCGTAGTGGCTCTGCTGAAGGCTGGAGCCGACCCAAACGGCAGCCAGCACAACAACTGCTCACCGGTGCTGACCGCTGCTCGGGAAGGGGATGCGGACATTCTCCAGGAGCTGCTCCGCTTCGGAGCAGAGGTGGACGTTCGACCAAAAGTACCAGAGTGGGCGTCTAATGCGACAGCATGCAGAGGGCCACTTTATATCTCGGCAGTGTATGGACATCTGGACTGCTTtaaactcctcctcctccatggaACTAACCCCAACTATAACTGCACAGATGAGAAGATGCTGGCACGAATAAAGCAGCCGAAGACTGTGCTGGACGTGTGTTTGCATTACGGTTGCGGCGTGGAGTACATCCAACTACTTATAGATTTTGGAGCAGATGTGTATCTGCCTATAGTCATCACTGACAAGACAACAAAGCAGAATGAAGCCTTGGCTCTGCTGCTCAAGGAAAGGG TTTGCCCCAAACCTCTGATGTCACAGACTCGCCTGGCAATCCGCAGATCCCTTCCTTTTGCAAACAAAGAGCCTGCCATTGACAGTTTGGAGATTCCTCTCATCCTGAGGAACTACCTCAAGCACAACACTTCTGAACTCACGGGATGCTCCAGCTAG